The DNA sequence AAACTCTTGAACTGAAGCGTCTGAAGATGGAGGAGATATATCTTCATGAAGGAGACTCTGGTGCAGAAAGAGGAGATGTTTGCAAGCTCATGGAGGAGACGTATTGCCTTCAGCGTCACATGATCAATGCAAGCCCACCCCCAACAATTGCAGAGTTGAAAAAGAAATGGCCTTATCTCTTCATACAGAGGCATATATATGGTCATTTTGAACTGCTCactgaaaaaaaagtaaaaagacTTTTGGAATTGTCAATTCAGGAGTGTGGACAAATAATTACGCAGTTTTTTAAAGGCAAACCAACCAACGATGATGTTCGGAACATCCTTTCCAAAGGTGAAAACGATGTGGCTGCCAATGTCCTACAGCTGCTTCTTGCACACTTCAAGGAGAAGTTAGATGGCATCATTCTTCAGGCAGATGTAAGTATAGTTATTCAGAATTATTTGTAACATTTTATGTTTTGGTTCTGTTAATTGATGAGTGTGCTTTCTGTTTCAGGAATTTGCAACTCCACATGATGTCAAGCAATCTCTGCATCTGCCAGGGAGTCCACGTCTTATAATTCTTGGTATGTAAACATTAAgggacttaaaggaatagtctactcattttcaatattaaattatgttattaccttaactaagaagagttgatacatccctctatcgtcTTAGTGCGTGCctgtaagcgctggagcgcgctgcgacactttgatagcatttagcttagccccattcctatttaagacgagtagttatacgagctagtttggtggtacaaaataaaacgtagcgcttttctaagcggatttaaaagaggaactatattttatggcgtaatagcacttttgggagtactttgactcgcctgaaaagtccgctccccttttccctctcataatgggagagggagggtgttactgcgcagattcgaagtactcccaaaactcctattacgccataaaatatagttcctcttttaaatccgcttagaaaagcgctatgttttattttgtaccaccaaacttgctcgtataactactcgtcttaaataggaaaaacgttgatgtgtttggtcacttctaactttatctgtaaatggtaccattgaatgaatggggctaagctaaatgctattgaagcgtcgcagcgcgctccagcgcttacgtgcacacacacagatgatagaggaatgtatcaactcttcctagttaaggtaataacatattttaatattgaaaatgagtagactattcctttaatctctCTTTCACAGACAAGTGTTGGGTGCATAGTGTACCTTCTGAATGGGAAGTGTCAGATTTCCATTCATATTTATTCATAACTCTGTGTAGACAACCAAAGAGAAACAGAGTAGAACTTTAATTtgtctttattgaaagtgtttttcttgtcattttcaGGTGAATCTCTAAGCAACAAGCGTTGGATGCTAAGTATGGAAGGTGAAATTGTGTGTGTAGGAGCCCAACCCTGTTTCGTCTCTGGACTTGCAGCGTTGTTTTCCTTATTTTACAATTTCAACCTTGAGTATCAGGATGAGGCAGCGTGCACCCTTGAGTTTGTTCAAAGGTTACATATTATCATATTTGTCAACCATATTTGTCTATTACTGCAAAATGACATGTCTCAACTCGGAACCATATATTAAGGTGTACACTATTCTTATCGTACTGTGCCAGAGTTCTTTCGAGCCCCAAAGTATAGTTAATTTGGCCAGTTTGATCGTACGAGACCATTCTTGAAAAGCTTACCAGGGTACGCTTAAGTGTACCGCACCCTGGTAAGCTTTGCAGCGGTGGTCTCGTGTACTATTCACTTTGATTCAGAGGCGGGGTGGGCACACTACTCATGTTGGGTGCAAAAAAACGTAAGCTGCcactgttaaaatgtttaaaaaatcctGCACGCTTTGCAGACTGATTGGTTTATGACATAATACCACAAAAGAGATTTAAAAGCCTATTAGTAGCAGTCTGCTTTGCACTCGCTCTTTACCAATCCATCTGCGCAGCTCAAAGCAAAAATCTAGTTTCTCAAAGATCACTCAAATAATGTTTTTCAAATGTAAATGTTCTTCAAAAAGATCTTCACTATGTACAATTATGCACTAAATACTTTGTTGGGGCTCCTTTCCACAAATTACTGTTTCAGTGCATTGTGGCATGACGCCCATAAGGCTGTGGCACTGCTGAGGGGTTATTGAAGCCCAAGTTGCTTTGAAATTGGCCTTCAGCTCCTTTTAATTATTTGATAATGCAAATAATTCATTTGACTTGATAATGCACAAtggaccaacaccagcagatgacatggATGGCACATCATCACTGACTGTGGAAACACTTCACACTGGATTCTCGGCCTCTCAATGTTTCCTTTAAACTCCGGGACCTTGATTTCCAAATGAAATGCACAATTTGCTTTCATCTGTGAAGAGGATTTTGGAGCACTGATCACCAATCCAGACTTTTTCTCAATTAGCCCAGGTGAAAATATTCTGACAACGTTTGTGGTGAAGAAGTGGCTTGACTCAAGGAAATGGGCTACAACTGTCACATTCCCAAAGACATCTGTGTGTGGTGGCTCTTGATGCGCTGACTCTAGCTTCAGTCCACTACTTGTGAAGCTCTTCCAAGTTCTTGAATCTTCTTAACTTAACAATCTTTCCAAGGCTGACGCAATCTCTGTTGCTTGTTCTATTAAAGCAACTTGGGCTTCAATAACCCCTCAGCAGTGCCATAGGCTTATTGCCTCCATGTCatgctgcatttacacagcAATTCATGCGGAAGAGGCTCCAACAAGGTATTGGGTGCACAATTGTACATAGTTTGAAGATTCTgtttgtaaatcattttttgagTGATGTTTGAGAAAATACTCTACTTTGAGAAATTtagatttttacttttttgagctGTAAGTGTAAATCATCAGAATTAAAGCAAAAAGTGTCTACTTGATGGAAAGTAATTCTTGGCCAAAATTGTATTATTCTGCCATGTATCGCTTTAACATTATCATGTACAGTAGTCATGAATGCACAAGTAAAAAAACACATGCTCTAATTAAATTGCAAAtaagtaaaattattaaagcCACTGAGGTTTGAATTTCATTCTGGAAAGACAATTATGTCCAGtgtatgaaattatttggcCCTATTCATTAGTGAATATTTAGTTATGCATAACTAATGTGAAAAATGCATAATATTCACCTCTGTTTTTTCTGCCATTTAGACGTTTCATTGACATCAACCCTGAGCGTGGCTCAAAAGCCAAAAAGGGCAAAGTGACATCTAAGAAGACTGGCAAAGTCGTCCAAAAAAAGAGCTGTACCATGAATCCGCAGGTAGCCTCTCTATTGCGGAAATTAACAGACTTTGAGTGGGATTTTGTTTAGATCCCccttttttgtttagtttttttggttattttaaaaaagttttagaaAATTGTTAAGATACCTGTTGATTGTCAAATGAATATTCCCAagtgtatatgactttctttcttcagcaTAAGATATTAGCTATAACATTATTTCATATACACCAAGAATGGCACAAGGCTCTTTTTGTTGGTAAATTGTTTACCTTCAGTTGTTTATATAAAAAGGTCACTTTCCAGTCTTtctggttatttaaaaatggtttagaaaattaagatacCTGTTGATTGTCAAATGAATATTCCCAagtgtatatgactttctttcttcagcaTAAGATATAAGCTATAACATTATTTCATATAACACTAAATGTTTAGttgaagaaagaaagtcatatacaccaAGAATGGCACAAGGCTCTTTTTGTTGGTAAATTGTTTACCTTCAGTTGTTTATATAAAAAGGTCACTTTCCAGTCTTtctggttatttaaaaatggtTTAGAAAATTGTTAAGATACCAGTTGATTGTCAAATGAATATTCCCAagtgtatatgactttctttcttcgGCATAACATATTAGCTATAACATTATTTCATATAGCAGTGAATGTGTTCAGttgaagaaagaaagtcatatacaccaAGGATGGCACAAGGCTCTTTTTGTTGGTAAATTGTTTAGtggtttattttaaattgtcattttctggtctttgcttttaaaataaaaaaatgctttatgcTTCAAAGTATGTTGTGCAGTATTTATTCTTCTTTTGTAAGTTATGCTATAAAAAggtatttaagtaattttggaAAACACTGTAAAATTATGTCATAAATACAGCACGTAATGGTAAATTACAATACACCCTGCAAAAATACAGtttatttctatgaaaaacACAGTTTTAAACTGTAAAATGAAGTGTCAAAAATACAGTACAAAAGCATTAATTACAGTACCCCCTGCAAAAATACAGTCTATTTCTATGAAAAACACAGCTGTAAACTGTAAACGGCAGTGTCAAAAATACAGTACAAAAGCATTAATTACAGTACCCCCTGGAAAAATACAGTCTATTTCTATGAAAAACACAGCTGTAAACTGTAAACTGAAGTGACaaaaatacagtacaaaatCATTAATTACAGTACCCCCTGGAAAAATACAGTCTATTTCTATGAAAAACACAGCTGTAAACTGTAAAAGGAAGTGttaaaaatacagtacaaaAGCATTAATTACAGTACCCCCTGCAAAAATACAGTCTATTTCTATGAAAAACACAGCTGTAAACTGTAAACGGCAGTGTCAAAAATACAGTACAAAAGCATTAATTACAGTACCCCCTGGAAAAATACAGTCTATTTCTATGAAAAACACAGCTGTAAACTGTAAACGGCAGTGTCAAAAATACAGTACAAAAGCATTAATTACAGTACCCCCTGCAAAAATACAGTCTATTTCTATGAAAAACACAGCTGTAAACTGTAAACTGAAGTGACAAAAATACAGTACAAAAGCATTAATTACAGTACCCCCTGCAAAAATACAGTCTACTTCCATGAAAAACACAGCTGTAAACTGTAAAATTATGTGTCAAAACAGTGGGATACTGTATTTGTAAATTACAGAAGTGTACTGTAAATTGTGTTTACAGAACTGACCCTGTAGAAATACAGTAAATGGCTGGCAACCCAGCTGCCAGTATTTTACTGTACATTTACAGTGAaaagttttacagtgtattgtaAAGAGATATCAAATcaattaatgtaaaaaatatatatattttctctttctttccttctcCCTCTTTCCATAGGTATTGTCTGGAAACTTTTGATAATGACTTTGATAATGAAACTTTATACCGACTAACGATTGGCTTTTCTTAAGAAAGGCGGGACTTCTGTCAGCAGAGTGTTACTTTTCCCATTGAAAGTACACCTAAAGTTTCACGAATCTGTAGTCTGCCTttacaaacttttttaaatgtgatttttgaaaacatatgtgaccctggaccacaaaaccagttaaaAGTCGCAAGGGTATATTTGtaacaatagccaacaatatatTTTATGGGTCaaatttatcttttttttaatgccaaaatcattaggatattaagtaaagatgaagatattttgtaaacttCCCagcgtaaatatatcaaaaatgtatttattattagtaatatgtgttgctaaggacatACACACGTTGTTAAGGATCTCTGTAACTTTGTACAGCATTTCATTGCCCCTCTAAGACGAATCGCTTATTTGTTTTTCCACAAGCAGGGAAGATAAAAGCCTATTACTTTttaattatgacatttttatgtgAAAAAACTATTAGTGGACCACAGAGAACAGTACAAAATAATGAAAGAAGCCAGTTCATAACCCTAATAACACCACAATGAGATGCAGAGCAGAATATTCATGCTGCTCTTTACCATAAAATGCAAAACATGAATATGGACAGATGCTGTAAAtctatataaatgtacatttttaagtaatgtctAATCTGCTGTATGTGAACAACAGCTGTACAGATCGCTTTGTGCTCAACTCATGCAATTCACAGAGAGACAGGTATATTTCCATAACAGTGACCTACCGGAGCGATTTTTTCTCTGCAGTCTCCAGGCATGTAATGCTGGACGGCTCACACACCACTTATCAATGCAAAACAGATCATCTAGCTGGCATTATTGAGCCAAATGCTTCTCAACTGGATATCTAGTTTCAGGAATTGCGTAAGCAAAGACTGTTCTGTTTTAAAAGGGTCTGTAACGCATGCCCCTATATCACATAATTGGATTGAGGAGCACATGTCGTTTGAAAGACATGAAACATATCCGGTAGTGTACTACAAGCAAGATTACATaagaaatgcttttaaatagaaaGAATTAGATGACAAGATCAACAAAGAAGCAGACGGGGAAAAGGAAATAGTAGGAAAATTggaaaacgatattaaacctgAAAAACATTTTGTCTTTGACATTTTGGCATGTGGCTACATTGTTATGTTGACTAGGAACAGCAGTTATTGAACCTTTTCACTTTGTGGATGTCACAGAGAGATAACCTTCTGCTTTGAGCGTCTGCtctttgtttatttcttatctCCTCGCAGGGCAAAGTTGTTCAGAAAATGTTGACACAAATGTCAGTGTCAATTTTCAGTGTTAGCCTAACTAAGTGATAAATATAGATTTGTTTGGTTTGCACAGATTTCGTTGACACGGGTTATTTGtagaaatgtaaaatgtaatctTACACTATATGCATCCTGTTAACAGTCATGCATTTGTTGTCACAGTACACATGGTAAGATTTTGTAAGGCCAAAGCCAGTTCCTCCTGCTGGTGAatatcgccatctagtggtaataaacaaaactacagACGCTTACCTTTACCAAAGGCCCTTACAGGAAAGTCTCTGCACTCGGTGGCCATATTTGCAACAACTCCAGGCAGCccagggtggccattcgtgccagttccgccggacacgtcccgaacatgttttcgggttcgttctccggaagtcgtgtttgtcgaccgcatacgtcatcaaggtttaatatttcgggtttaatttcagaaaagcaaccgttacatttcaaggtaagaatgaaactacaatgatcctatgttttaaaagaaataaatcttaatttaatgtattttagctgaaatgtgagaacctcgatgacgccTGCGGTctagcaacgcgacttccggagaacgaacccgaaaacgcGCCCGGGACGCGCCCGGCAGAACCGGCACGAACGGCCACCCTAAGGCAGCCAGTAGAACAAGAACAGTTCTTATCTTCTTGGATGAAATTTGTTTCCTaaggttaaaaaataaacatatttgcaAAACAAATCCACTGATATTAACTGTCTCTGGTTTGTTTTTTAACCTCAAATTGCACTTCAAAACGATTTTTCCAAGTTGCTTCAGCTACTGCGCATGCGCAAAGGTTATTTTAGAGTCCCTCCCCACAAAAATCGTCAGTTTTTAGCGACTGTTGATTGGCTCTTCTTATTGGAGGGCGGAAGTGCCGCGAAACTTTTTTATtgcaataaacaaataaacagtcTTCCAagtaacaaaacaaagtgtggTTCACTAATTCACATAAGATAAGAGAtcaaattaaaggaatattccattttcttaaaaggaaaatccagataatttactcaccaccatgtcatccaaaatgttgatgtctttctttgttcagtcgagaagaaattatgttttttgaggaaaacattgcaggatttttctcattttaatggactttaatagacaccaacaattaacacttaactcaacacgtaacagtttttttcaacggagtttcaaagaactattaacaatcccaaacgaggcataagggtcttatttagaaaaaagattgtcatttttgcgtagtgacgtagggaggtcatgtgttacatacagaggcggacagagtacacagtttcattacttgagtaagtgtacagttaccccttgctaaattttactcaagtacaagtaaaagtactgcagtcagatgtctactcaagtaaaagtaaaaagtacttgtttttaaaagtacttgagtatcaagagtacaagagtacattt is a window from the Misgurnus anguillicaudatus chromosome 21, ASM2758022v2, whole genome shotgun sequence genome containing:
- the LOC141348977 gene encoding uncharacterized protein is translated as MSGLGEVLKHAILSVLPTLSPDVINQLVEKLVDQGVESVDDLVYVKDDDILEFLRPIQCRKLLCAWKNQENQNSTVVSLPVEVLPMASSETNSEIVSPQSSSSSTSICVSQSWPENFKVPWNIMPAGIQSAAKNGQRPSPADRRQMIRVLADEIRKHDLNPTRSQCATVTRKVVREYPKSFADMIGDRQIGGGNESLLSQLKVRIEHLNRNNTLSQRIQSSDSGTSRKRSSTDSYGCTRWQPSLPPGESSETLELKRLKMEEIYLHEGDSGAERGDVCKLMEETYCLQRHMINASPPPTIAELKKKWPYLFIQRHIYGHFELLTEKKVKRLLELSIQECGQIITQFFKGKPTNDDVRNILSKGENDVAANVLQLLLAHFKEKLDGIILQADEFATPHDVKQSLHLPGSPRLIILGESLSNKRWMLSMEGEIVCVGAQPCFVSGLAALFSLFYNFNLEYQDEAACTLEFVQRRFIDINPERGSKAKKGKVTSKKTGKVVQKKSCTMNPQVASLLRKLTDFEWDFV